The Mercurialis annua linkage group LG2, ddMerAnnu1.2, whole genome shotgun sequence genome contains a region encoding:
- the LOC126667311 gene encoding protein SPEAR3, giving the protein MSSSYYGEANDQRGGSSSTASRKGKKNSSENKPKQPQRGLGVAQLEKIRLHGQIGPSIHAPNYPSNFNQEDLRTQTAYSSVPSSVSYGFHPNIMMGIGHDFERTNIRYGDSHSHSQPSSTAASWNIHGNSFLQPQHFGQPSVARPLLHVEDTLPKMNKKHRSNSMGSSSQNSESSDSQELDLELRLSI; this is encoded by the exons atgagtAGCAGTTATTATGGAGAAGCAAATGATCAAAGGGGAGGTTCATCATCAACTGCATCAAGAAAAGGGAAGAAAAATAGTTCAGAAAATAAGCCAAAACAGCCTCAAAGAGGACTTGGTGTTGCTCAATTGGAGAAAATCAGATTACATGGACAAATTGGTCCTTCAATTCATGCTCCTAATTATCCATCTAATTTCAATCAG GAGGATTTGAGAACACAGACAGCTTATTCATCAGTACCATCTTCAGTTTCTTATGGTTTTCATCCTAATATTATG ATGGGGATAGGTCACGATTTTGAAAGAACAAACATAAGATACGGAGATTCTCATTCTCATTCACAACCTTCGAGTACTGCAGCAAG CTGGAACATTCATGGGAATAGCTTCTTGCAACCTCAACATTTTGGACAGCCTTCAGTCGCAAGACCTCTTCTACATGTTGAG GACACATTGCCTAAGATGAATAAAAAACATAGGAGCAACTCGATGGGTTCGAGCAGTCAAAACTCGGAATCAAGCGACTCTCAAGAATTAGATTTGGAGCTCAGATTGTCCATTTAA